Proteins found in one Pelmatolapia mariae isolate MD_Pm_ZW linkage group LG7, Pm_UMD_F_2, whole genome shotgun sequence genomic segment:
- the tmem276a gene encoding transmembrane protein 178B, whose amino-acid sequence MAAMRTLTVAGLFLAFCALGLIAVAISTDNWYETDARRHRERCKNYSNKRNDPGYIYISNNNLPLRMLPKEKNVERKGSSVSGEMLLRAKRHFLPPAPAMESLCSRHFNSTVTGLWRKCHREGFDLETEDLIFKGLVPRCTPIKYYYSSSELPRNLPINLTKTIRQDEWHALHLQRMTASFIGMAISIIMFGWIIGALGCCQDHDLMQYVAGLLFLMGGTCCIISLCTCVAGINFELSRYPRYMFGIPEDISHGYGWSMFCAWGGLGLTLLAGFLCTLAPSLYPPQTSAVHKPRQENGCV is encoded by the exons ATGGCTGCTATGAGGACTTTAACCGTGGCAGGTCTGTTTTTGGCTTTTTGCGCTTTGGGACTGATCGCGGTGGCGATCAGCACCGACAACTGGTACGAGACTGACGCCAGGAGGCACCGGGAACGCTGCAAGAATTACTCAAACAAAAGAAACGACCCCGGCTACATTTACATCTCCAACAACAACCTTCCGCTTCGGATGCTGCCAAAGGAGAAAAACGTTGAAAGAAAGGGCTCCAGTGTCAGCGGTGAAATGCTGCTGCGGGCTAAGCGGCACTTCTTGCCTCCTGCCCCGGCAATGGAGTCTCTCTGCAGTCGGCATTTCAACTCCACCGTCACCGGACTGTGGAGAAAGTGCCACAGAGAAGGGTTTGACTTGGAGACGGAGGATTTGATCTTTAAAG GATTGGTTCCACGCTGCACACCAATAAAATACTACTACTCATCATCAGAGCTCCCCAGAAATCTGCCAATCAATCTGACGAAGACAATAAGGCAGGATGAGTGGCACGCGCTTC ATCTCCAGAGGATGACTGCCAGTTTCATAGGAATGGCCATATCCATCATCATGTTCGGCTGGATCATAGGCGCTCTGGGCTGCTGTCAAGACCACGATCTGATGCAGTATGTCGCCGGACTTCTCTTCCTCATGGGAG GGACGTGCTGCATAATCTCCCTTTGCACGTGTGTGGCCGGAATCAACTTTGAACTGTCCCGCTATCCGCGCTACATGTTTGGCATACCAGAGGACATCAGTCACGGTTACGGCTGGTCCATGTTTTGTGCGTGGGGTGGACTGGGCCTCACATTGCTGGCTGGCTTCCTGTGCACACTCGCTCCCTCCCTCTACCCCCCACAGACCAGTGCGGTGCACAAGCCCAGACAGGAGAACGGCTGTGTGTGA
- the LOC134631301 gene encoding protein regulator of cytokinesis 1-like, which produces MRVSEVHAAESVAYLNRALVRLQDIWEEIGIPEEQRLQRTNDVHKHIKGLLDLMIAEEEELKKRVLKSIESCRKELSILYSELQMPPFEEEDGCSMLQMEKNCRTHLEVMKEHKKQRMEELKGLVVKDRELCDVMCTTPFCINQDSVPSLTQLESYRAYLDDLTKEKEHRRKEFVSIKKEIIVCMDDLEKQPETSFETDVICEDEEAFCLSNDNIAALKLLLGQLKNCKAENELLCSDYRTKIQELWERLQIPQEDREIFSEHMINTKKRNIEALQAEVQRLEVLKMQSMQSVIEAIRAEIALLWKKCFYSPEQQQAFAPYHDDDFTEELLNLHEAEITTLKKYYEDHKDLFEGVIKWQDNWTLYLELDKKANDPSRFNNRGGNLLKEEKQRTDLQKSLPKLEKSLKAQIDAWEQEHGKDFLVNEQKFLDYVQQQWDQHHNEKEKEKLERQMKKTKQIQEEMLYGTMVRTPSKRRIGGTPTPGKMKKLNGTSTFSTPTSFLSSGLSGTMCLSSTQKPPLSASKGLGLRTPGHGKAPRALERNKENISHLNRNTPSGTPLRSQDTQDHTFTFNSIAGSYSEFAVNGVFTSV; this is translated from the exons ATGAGAGTGAG TGAAGTCCATGCCGCAGAGTCTGTTGCCTACCTGAACAGAGCCCTGGTCAGGTTGCAGGATATTTGGGAAGAGATAGGGATTCCTGAAGAGCAGCGCCTACAAAGAACCAATGATGTTCACAAGCACATTAAA GGTTTGCTGGACCTCATGATTGCAGAAGAAGAGGAGCTCAAGAAGCGAGTACTGAAAAGTATAGAGTCTTGTCGCAAGGAACTCAGTATTTTGTATAGTGAGCTTCAGATGCCCCCTTTTGAG GAGGAGGATGGCTGCAGCATGTTGCAGATGGAGAAGAACTGCCGCACACATCTGGAGGTGATGAAGGAGCACAAAAAGCAAAGAATGGAAGAGCTTAAAGGTCTCGTTGTCAAAGACCGAGAGCTGTGTGATGTTATGTGCACTACCCCCTTTTGCATCAACCAGGACTCTGTTCCATCATTGACACAGCTAGAGAGCTATCGGGCCTACCTTGATGATCTCACCAAAGAGAAG GAGCATCGCCGCAAGGAATTTGTGAGCATCAAAAAGGAGATCATTGTATGCATGGATGATCTGGAGAAGCAGCCAGAGACCAGTTTTGAGACGGATGTGATTTGTGAGGATGAAGAGGCATTTTGCCTGTCGAATGACAACATTGCTGCTCTCAAACTCCTCCTCGGTCAA ttGAAAAACTGCAAGGCTGAGAATGAGCTCCTTTGTTCAGATTACCGCACTAAGATCCAGGAGCTCTGGGAACGGCTTCAGATTCCTCAAGAGGACAGGGAAATTTTCTCAGAGCATATGAtcaacacaaagaaaagaaacattgaAGCG CTCCAGGCCGAGGTCCAGCGTCTAGAGGTGCTGAAAATGCAGAGCATGCAAAGTGTCATTGAGGCCATCCGAGCAGAGATTGCCCTCCTATGGAAGAAATGTTTCTACAGCCCCGAACAGCAACAAGCTTTTGCGCCATATCATGATG ATGATTTCACAGAAGAGCTCCTCAATCTACATGAGGCTGAGATCACGACCTTGAAGAAGTATTATGAGGATCACAAAGATCTCTTTGAGGGAGTCATTAAATGGCAGGACAACTGGACGTTGTACTTGGAGCTTGAC AAAAAGGCTAATGACCCTTCAAGATTCAACAACAGGGGTGGGAACCTTCTGaaagaagagaagcagagaaCTGACCTGCAGAAAAGTTTGCCTAAG TTGGAAAAGAGTCTGAAAGCCCAAATCGACGCTTGGGAGCAGGAGCATGGCAAAGATTTTCTGGTGAATGAACAGAAATTCCTCGATTATGTGCAGCAGCAGTGGGATCAACACCACAATgaaaaggagaaggagaagcttGAAAGG CAAATGAAGAAAACTAAGCAGATACAAGAGGAAATGCTGTATGGAACGATGGTGAGAACCCCATCTAAAAGGCGGATAGGAGGGACTCCCACACctggaaaaatgaaaaag CTCAACGGCACCTCGACTTTCTCCACTCCAACCAGCTTTCTGAGTTCAGGCCTCAGTGGGACCATGTGCCTGTCGTCCACCCAGAAACCACCGTTGTCTGCTAGCAAG GGTCTTGGCCTGCGAACCCCTGGACATGGAAAGGCACCCCGTGCACTAGAGCGAAACAAGGAAAATATCTCCCACCTTAATAGAAACACTCCAAGTGGCACACCACTAAGGTCTCAGGATACTCAAGATCACACCTTCACCTTTAACTCTATTGCTGGCTCCTATTCGGAATTTGCGGTAAATGGGGTTTTTACATCTGTTTAG
- the spi1a gene encoding transcription factor PU.1a isoform X2 produces the protein MMDGYVISSASEEVIANEAENYRPSVELYPYLTGVGEICDERRWTFQSERVQASDFENPLTELQAVSPPQLIPPYRYGSESLYLQLDPPLVPLSASPQYPPSASPGQYYSEEDQRGISPPLEVSEGEDEYEGHNPSSFRRDTNNKKKIRLYQFLLDMLRNGDMSESIWWVDQDKGIFQFSTKHKEALASHWGIQKGNRKKMTYQKMARALRNYGKTGEIKKVKKKLTYQFSENVLRNLYSRQYPQ, from the exons ATGATGGATGGCTATGTTATATCATCT GCTTCAGAGGAGGTTATTGCAAATGAGGCAGAGAACTATCGACCGTCTGTGGAGCTGTACCCCTACCTCACCGGCGTGGGGGAGATTTGCGATG AACGTAGATGGACCTTCCAATCTGAGCGGGTCCAGGCGTCAGACTTTGAGAATCCCCTCACGGAGCTTCAGGCCGTGTCTCCCCCACAGCTGATACCACCCTACCGGTATGGCAGTGAGTCACTGTACCTCCAACTTGATCCTCCACTCGTTCCTCTGTCTGCATCACCACAA TACCCGCCTTCAGCCTCACCTGGACAGTACTACTCAGAGGAGGACCAGAGAGGAATCAGTCCACCGCTTGAGGTATCAGAGGGCGAGGATGAATATGAAGGTCATAACCCTTCTTCCTTCAGGAGAGACACTA ACAACAAGAAGAAAATCCGTCTGTACCAGTTCCTCCTGGACATGCTAAGAAACGGCGACATGAGTGAGAGTATCTGGTGGGTGGACCAGGACAAGGGCATCTTCCAGTTCTCCACCAAACACAAGGAAGCCCTGGCGAGCCACTGGGGTATTCAGAAAGGAAACCGCAAAAAAATGACCTACCAGAAAATGGCTCGAGCTCTGAGAAACTATGGTAAAACCGGAGAGATTAAAAAAGTGAAGAAGAAGCTAACCTACCAGTTCAGTGAGAATGTGTTGAGAAACTTATATTCACGTCAGTACCCTCAATGA
- the spi1a gene encoding transcription factor PU.1a isoform X1 — translation MMDGYVISSASEEVIANEAENYRPSVELYPYLTGVGEICDERRWTFQSERVQASDFENPLTELQAVSPPQLIPPYRYGSESLYLQLDPPLVPLSASPQIPYYTSPLCYQYPPSASPGQYYSEEDQRGISPPLEVSEGEDEYEGHNPSSFRRDTNNKKKIRLYQFLLDMLRNGDMSESIWWVDQDKGIFQFSTKHKEALASHWGIQKGNRKKMTYQKMARALRNYGKTGEIKKVKKKLTYQFSENVLRNLYSRQYPQ, via the exons ATGATGGATGGCTATGTTATATCATCT GCTTCAGAGGAGGTTATTGCAAATGAGGCAGAGAACTATCGACCGTCTGTGGAGCTGTACCCCTACCTCACCGGCGTGGGGGAGATTTGCGATG AACGTAGATGGACCTTCCAATCTGAGCGGGTCCAGGCGTCAGACTTTGAGAATCCCCTCACGGAGCTTCAGGCCGTGTCTCCCCCACAGCTGATACCACCCTACCGGTATGGCAGTGAGTCACTGTACCTCCAACTTGATCCTCCACTCGTTCCTCTGTCTGCATCACCACAA ATCCCATATTACACCTCACCCCTGTGCTACCAGTACCCGCCTTCAGCCTCACCTGGACAGTACTACTCAGAGGAGGACCAGAGAGGAATCAGTCCACCGCTTGAGGTATCAGAGGGCGAGGATGAATATGAAGGTCATAACCCTTCTTCCTTCAGGAGAGACACTA ACAACAAGAAGAAAATCCGTCTGTACCAGTTCCTCCTGGACATGCTAAGAAACGGCGACATGAGTGAGAGTATCTGGTGGGTGGACCAGGACAAGGGCATCTTCCAGTTCTCCACCAAACACAAGGAAGCCCTGGCGAGCCACTGGGGTATTCAGAAAGGAAACCGCAAAAAAATGACCTACCAGAAAATGGCTCGAGCTCTGAGAAACTATGGTAAAACCGGAGAGATTAAAAAAGTGAAGAAGAAGCTAACCTACCAGTTCAGTGAGAATGTGTTGAGAAACTTATATTCACGTCAGTACCCTCAATGA
- the fibina gene encoding fin bud initiation factor a has protein sequence MMDPVPLLLIIVTSLPVCSAVYTGPLQPEISNGTFHHFFVPDGDYEETEDPEKCQMLFKFSDVYPCAALEDSDSVVREDFVLTKLQAEDSARLLEGIGRTVAQDLDGEDSYGKFLRREISQIGEAFSNVDKSLVELEVKFKQSQETELREEQQLNGHVVKQVGDIRIALRETTDISLGLKDKHELLSLIIRSHGTRLSRLKTEYLNAGS, from the coding sequence ATGATGGATCCCGTCCCACTGCTGCTCATCATCGTCACATCTCTGCCAGTTTGCTCGGCAGTCTACACTGGGCCCCTGCAGCCCGAGATCTCCAATGGCACTTTCCATCACTTCTTCGTCCCGGATGGAGATTACGAGGAGACAGAAGATCCCGAGAAGTGCCAGATGTTGTTTAAATTTTCAGACGTGTATCCATGCGCGGCCTTAGAGGACAGTGACTCTGTGGTGAGGGAGGACTTCGTCCTCACGAAGCTGCAGGCGGAGGACTCGGCGCGCCTGCTCGAGGGCATCGGCCGGACTGTGGCCCAGGATCTGGACGGAGAGGACAGCTACGGAAAGTTCCTCCGGCGGGAGATCTCCCAGATCGGCGAGGCTTTTTCAAACGTGGACAAGTCCCTGGTGGAGCTGGAGGTGAAGTTTAAACAAAGTCAAGAGACTGAGCTAAGGGAAGAGCAACAGCTGAACGGGCATGTGGTGAAGCAAGTGGGTGACATTAGGATCGCTCTGAGGGAAACCACCGACATCTCGCTGGGCCTGAAAGATAAACATGAGCTGCTGTCTCTCATCATTCGCAGTCATGGTACCAGGCTGAGCCGCCTAAAGACTGAGTATCTTAATGCTGGTTCTTAG